One Streptomyces sp. CNQ-509 DNA window includes the following coding sequences:
- a CDS encoding DUF5914 domain-containing protein codes for MSGRRGGKRWSPPLRRRGSGPGWTAQEATWRRARPALIADALKRASARPSGNWFVAGASRDVRAGDRPYGRTVGGVEVVLWRSDDGEPHAGSGVCPHLGAPLRDGRVVCGTLVCRWHGLALDGSPAAGWEPFPVHDDGVLVWVRLDDVGAEEPTELPVVPPRPTTGSGVDAVFTAAGRCEPQDVVANRLDPWHGSWFHPYAFVDLSVVREPQGDEDDAFVVDVSFRVAGRLVVPVRAEFTAPEPRTVVMRITGGEGATSVVETHATPLTGPDHERPRTAVVEAVVAASDRPGFAVARAAAPVLRPLMRRTAGRLWRDDLAYAERRWTLRSTGRFPG; via the coding sequence GTGAGCGGTCGAAGGGGCGGCAAGCGTTGGTCGCCGCCGTTGCGGCGGCGGGGCTCCGGGCCGGGTTGGACGGCGCAGGAGGCGACGTGGCGCCGGGCGCGCCCGGCGCTCATCGCCGACGCGCTCAAGCGGGCATCCGCCCGTCCGTCCGGCAACTGGTTCGTGGCCGGCGCTTCCCGCGACGTGCGCGCGGGCGACCGCCCGTACGGCCGGACGGTCGGCGGGGTGGAGGTCGTGCTGTGGCGCTCGGACGACGGCGAGCCCCACGCCGGTTCGGGTGTCTGCCCGCACCTGGGCGCCCCCCTGCGCGACGGCCGGGTGGTGTGCGGCACGTTGGTCTGCCGCTGGCACGGGCTGGCCCTGGACGGTTCCCCGGCCGCCGGCTGGGAGCCGTTTCCCGTGCACGACGACGGCGTGCTCGTCTGGGTGCGGCTGGACGACGTGGGTGCCGAGGAGCCCACGGAGCTGCCTGTCGTGCCCCCGCGGCCCACGACGGGCAGTGGGGTGGACGCGGTCTTCACGGCGGCGGGGCGGTGCGAACCGCAGGACGTGGTGGCCAACCGGCTCGATCCGTGGCACGGCTCGTGGTTCCACCCGTATGCGTTCGTCGACCTGTCGGTGGTGCGGGAGCCGCAGGGCGACGAGGACGACGCCTTCGTCGTCGATGTCTCATTCCGTGTGGCCGGGCGGCTCGTGGTCCCCGTACGGGCCGAGTTCACGGCGCCGGAGCCGCGCACGGTCGTCATGCGCATCACCGGCGGCGAGGGCGCCACGTCCGTGGTCGAGACGCACGCGACACCGCTGACCGGGCCGGACCACGAGCGTCCGCGCACCGCCGTGGTCGAGGCGGTCGTCGCCGCGTCCGACCGGCCCGGCTTCGCCGTGGCGCGAGCCGCCGCCCCCGTGCTGCGCCCGCTGATGCGCCGTACGGCCGGGCGCCTGTGGCGCGACGACCTGGCCTACGCCGAACGGCGCTGGACGCTGCGCAGCACGGGGCGGTTCCCCGGGTGA
- a CDS encoding phytoene/squalene synthase family protein: MTRRELDAAGITDPALRTDYTRCRRLNARHGKTYFLATRLLPLERRSAVHALYGFARRADDIVDDHDRHRTAEERDRQLRRLESDLAGGLRTGAGGEPVVRAVADTADRYDIDHALFADFLSSMRADLTVTHYPTYADLQGYVHGSAAVIGLQMLPVLGTVTAREEAAPHAAALGVAFQLTNFLRDVGEDLDRGRVYLPGDLLAAHGVDRPLLEWSRRTGRRDRRIRAALVAAEAMTRDVYRTAEPGIAILDPRVRPCIRAAFTLYGGILEAIAEQDYTVLHRRAVVSRRRRAATAAGGVLGVASARWRTRAPWRAGPAAGAAVEWKGPVR; this comes from the coding sequence ATGACCCGTCGTGAACTGGACGCCGCCGGGATCACCGATCCCGCGCTGCGCACCGACTACACCCGGTGCCGGCGGCTCAACGCCCGCCACGGCAAGACCTACTTCCTGGCAACCCGGCTGCTGCCGCTCGAACGCCGCTCGGCCGTGCACGCCCTGTACGGCTTCGCCCGCCGGGCCGACGACATCGTCGACGACCACGACCGGCATCGCACGGCCGAGGAGCGCGACCGGCAGTTGCGCCGCCTGGAGAGCGACCTGGCCGGCGGACTGCGCACCGGAGCGGGCGGCGAACCGGTGGTCCGGGCCGTCGCGGACACCGCCGACCGGTACGACATCGACCACGCGCTGTTCGCCGACTTCCTGTCCTCGATGCGTGCCGATCTGACCGTGACCCACTACCCCACGTACGCCGATCTGCAGGGATACGTGCATGGTTCGGCGGCGGTGATCGGCCTGCAGATGCTGCCGGTCCTCGGCACGGTCACGGCTCGGGAGGAGGCGGCACCGCACGCAGCCGCGCTCGGTGTGGCGTTCCAGCTCACCAACTTCCTGCGCGACGTGGGCGAGGATCTCGACCGGGGCCGTGTCTACCTGCCCGGCGACCTGCTGGCCGCGCACGGTGTGGACAGGCCCCTGCTGGAGTGGAGCAGGCGCACCGGGCGCCGTGACCGCCGGATCCGCGCCGCTCTCGTCGCGGCGGAGGCCATGACGCGGGACGTGTACCGGACGGCGGAGCCGGGCATCGCCATACTCGATCCGCGGGTGCGCCCCTGCATCCGTGCCGCGTTCACCCTCTACGGCGGGATTCTCGAAGCGATCGCCGAGCAGGACTACACCGTGCTGCATCGTCGCGCGGTGGTGTCGCGCCGGCGTCGCGCGGCAACCGCCGCGGGCGGTGTACTGGGCGTGGCCAGCGCCCGGTGGCGTACCCGCGCCCCGTGGCGGGCGGGCCCGGCGGCCGGAGCGGCAGTCGAGTGGAAGGGACCAGTGCGGTGA
- a CDS encoding phytoene desaturase encodes MKRVPGPTGHVVVVGAGLSGLACALHLLGAGRRVTVVERDAGPGGRAGRVLQGGYEMDTGPTVLTMPHLADEAFAAVGDSLHRRVELTALHPAYRACFADGSSLDVHTDGEAMEAEVRRFAGPAQAAGYRDLRQWLERLYRAQMSRFIDANFDSPFQLLHPDLARLAALGGFGRLDGRIGRFLSDERLRRIFSFQALYAGVTPARALAAYAVIAYMDTVAGVWFPKGGVHALPRAMADAAAEAGADLRWKAEVRALEHSVGRVRAVRLASGDRIPCDAVVLTCELPAAYGLLGRTPRRPARLCHSPSAVILHAGTDRTWPHLAHHTLSFGAAWEGTFEELTRTGKLMSDPSLLITRPTAHDPALAPPGRHLHYVLAPCPNTAVGPAALAWQELGPRYRDRLVGELERRGLDGFADSVREELLVTPLDWARQGHAAGSPFSVSHTFAQTGPFRPRNLVRGLDNVVLAGCGTTPGVGIPTVLISGKLAAARVTGGGGPRPAPPRRPPAVPGTAPVPVPAGADDPS; translated from the coding sequence GTGAAAAGGGTGCCGGGACCGACCGGCCATGTCGTCGTGGTGGGGGCCGGGCTGTCCGGACTGGCCTGCGCCCTGCACCTGCTGGGTGCGGGCCGCCGCGTCACCGTCGTCGAACGGGACGCCGGCCCCGGCGGCCGGGCCGGCCGCGTGCTGCAGGGCGGCTACGAGATGGACACCGGCCCCACCGTGCTGACCATGCCGCACCTGGCCGACGAGGCGTTCGCCGCCGTCGGCGACAGCCTCCACCGCCGGGTAGAGCTGACGGCTCTGCATCCGGCCTACCGTGCCTGCTTCGCGGACGGGTCCTCGCTCGACGTGCACACCGACGGCGAGGCGATGGAGGCGGAGGTGCGCCGCTTCGCCGGACCGGCACAGGCGGCCGGCTACCGCGACCTGCGGCAGTGGCTGGAACGCCTCTACCGGGCACAGATGAGCCGTTTCATCGACGCCAACTTCGACTCACCCTTCCAACTGCTGCACCCGGATCTGGCCCGGCTGGCGGCGTTGGGCGGCTTCGGACGGCTGGACGGCCGCATCGGCCGCTTCCTCTCCGACGAGCGCCTGCGCCGCATCTTCTCCTTCCAGGCGCTGTACGCCGGGGTGACCCCGGCCCGCGCACTCGCGGCGTACGCGGTGATCGCGTACATGGACACCGTGGCCGGCGTCTGGTTCCCGAAGGGCGGCGTGCACGCTCTCCCCCGCGCCATGGCCGATGCGGCGGCGGAAGCGGGTGCCGATCTGCGCTGGAAGGCCGAAGTACGCGCGCTGGAGCACTCCGTGGGTCGCGTACGGGCCGTCCGCCTGGCTTCCGGCGACCGCATCCCCTGTGACGCGGTGGTGCTCACGTGTGAGCTGCCTGCCGCCTACGGGCTGCTGGGGCGGACGCCCCGGCGGCCGGCCCGGCTGTGTCACTCACCGTCCGCCGTGATCCTGCACGCGGGCACCGACCGCACCTGGCCGCACCTCGCCCACCACACCCTCTCCTTCGGCGCCGCGTGGGAGGGCACCTTCGAGGAGCTGACCCGCACGGGCAAGCTGATGAGCGACCCCTCCCTCCTGATCACCCGCCCCACCGCACACGACCCCGCCCTGGCACCGCCGGGACGCCATCTCCACTACGTCCTCGCCCCCTGTCCCAACACCGCGGTCGGTCCCGCGGCCCTCGCATGGCAGGAGCTCGGCCCCCGTTACCGCGACCGCCTGGTGGGCGAACTGGAGCGCCGGGGCCTGGACGGGTTCGCGGACAGTGTCCGGGAAGAGCTCCTGGTGACGCCGCTCGACTGGGCGAGGCAGGGCCACGCCGCCGGCAGCCCCTTCTCGGTCTCCCACACCTTCGCCCAGACCGGACCGTTCCGCCCGCGCAACCTCGTACGGGGGCTGGACAACGTGGTACTCGCAGGCTGCGGGACCACTCCGGGGGTCGGCATTCCGACCGTCCTCATCAGCGGCAAACTCGCCGCCGCCCGCGTCACCGGCGGAGGCGGCCCCCGGCCCGCCCCGCCGCGCCGGCCCCCGGCCGTCCCCGGCACAGCTCCCGTTCCGGTCCCAGCAGGTGCCGATGACCCGTCGTGA
- a CDS encoding polyprenyl synthetase family protein codes for MTGLPPTAAPPADPVDAPLTATDAANAVGTVLKQVLGERLRHSRAVDPVFARELADRLATLAVQGGKRLRTAFAHCGWRAAGGSGKATALLRTGAALELLQACALLHDDVMDGSVRRRGAPALHVHMARRHRAAGMHGSSESFGTSAAVLTGDLALAWADDVLTETALGTPHGSRLCEEWRAMRTEMVAGQYRDLRAQATRASGVGEALTIATLKSALYTAARPLALGASLAGADTPALDALRAAGRCAGLAFQLRDDLLGAFGDPALTGKPADDDLRSRKLTYLLAVAVRLADATGDHQAAAALAPDADPGSGKAVRQVRSALRRIGARDLVEAKIEELAGLSLVHFDRSGAPPAPRHEFAALVERATRVDPRGGEEAA; via the coding sequence ATGACTGGACTGCCGCCGACGGCGGCCCCGCCGGCCGACCCCGTCGACGCCCCTCTCACCGCGACCGACGCGGCGAACGCCGTCGGCACCGTCCTCAAGCAGGTACTCGGCGAACGGCTGCGGCACTCCCGTGCCGTCGATCCCGTCTTCGCCCGGGAGCTGGCCGACCGCCTCGCCACACTGGCCGTGCAGGGCGGCAAACGGCTGCGCACCGCGTTCGCCCATTGCGGCTGGCGCGCCGCAGGCGGCTCGGGGAAAGCCACCGCCCTCCTGCGGACGGGTGCAGCCCTCGAACTGCTCCAGGCGTGCGCCCTCCTGCACGACGACGTGATGGACGGATCAGTGCGGCGACGGGGCGCACCGGCCCTGCACGTCCACATGGCCCGCAGGCACCGGGCAGCGGGCATGCACGGCTCCTCGGAGTCCTTCGGCACCTCGGCCGCCGTTCTCACCGGTGATCTGGCGCTTGCCTGGGCGGACGACGTGCTCACCGAGACGGCGCTCGGTACGCCGCACGGCTCGCGTCTGTGCGAGGAGTGGCGTGCCATGCGCACCGAGATGGTCGCCGGACAGTACCGGGACCTGCGCGCCCAGGCCACACGTGCGTCCGGTGTCGGTGAGGCGCTGACCATCGCCACCCTGAAGAGCGCCCTGTACACCGCCGCCCGGCCCCTCGCGCTGGGAGCGTCCCTGGCCGGGGCCGACACGCCCGCGCTGGACGCGCTGCGGGCGGCAGGCCGGTGCGCCGGGCTGGCCTTCCAGCTCCGTGACGACCTCCTGGGTGCCTTCGGTGACCCGGCGCTGACCGGCAAACCGGCCGACGACGACCTGCGCTCCCGCAAGCTCACCTACCTCCTCGCCGTCGCCGTCCGGCTCGCCGACGCAACCGGTGATCACCAGGCCGCCGCAGCGCTGGCCCCGGACGCGGACCCGGGGTCCGGGAAGGCCGTGCGGCAGGTGCGGTCCGCGCTGCGCCGGATCGGTGCCCGGGATCTGGTGGAAGCGAAGATCGAGGAACTGGCGGGCTTGAGCCTCGTGCACTTCGACCGCTCCGGCGCGCCCCCTGCCCCCCGGCACGAGTTCGCCGCGCTGGTCGAGCGCGCGACACGCGTGGACCCGCGCGGAGGGGAGGAGGCCGCGTGA
- a CDS encoding cryptochrome/photolyase family protein, whose product MHWLFGDQLGPHFLTPGEEGPARDTPLLMIEARSVFRRRRFHRAKAHLVLSAMRHRAAELGDRVAYVRADTYRQGLDRAARGRPVGVHHPTSYAALRLVRGLPRVTVGPARGFLVPMADFAAWADGQGGRRLRQEHFYHWVRRGHDLLMDGDQPVAGRWNLDHDNREPPPRETAALQVARPYRPREDDIDDEVRHDLDRWERDGDVSFVGRDGPRLFPATRAEAKRALRRFVDQRLATFGPYEDAMLAADPVMSHSLLSSSLNLGLLDPAECVEEAEKAWRAGRAPLNSVEGFVRQIAGWREYVWQVYWYFGEDYRRSNELRHTAPPPDWWNDLDADAVRAHCLRTVLAQVRDTGWTHHIPRLMILGSHALQRGWDPAAVTDWFHRCFVDGYDWVMLPNVVGMSQYADGGRMTTKPYTSGGAYVNRMSDLCGPCVYRPGDRTGDHACPYTAGYWAFFDRHRDLLAGNQRVARPLRQLDRLADLTDVREQEHARGDIPP is encoded by the coding sequence ATGCACTGGCTCTTCGGCGACCAACTCGGCCCCCACTTCCTCACCCCGGGCGAAGAGGGACCCGCTCGCGACACTCCCCTCCTCATGATCGAGGCGCGTTCCGTGTTCCGGCGGCGCCGCTTCCACCGGGCCAAGGCCCACCTCGTGCTGTCCGCGATGCGCCACCGCGCGGCCGAACTCGGCGACCGCGTCGCGTATGTACGTGCCGACACCTACCGCCAGGGCCTGGACCGGGCCGCTCGTGGCCGCCCGGTCGGCGTCCACCACCCCACCTCGTACGCGGCCCTCCGCCTGGTGCGCGGCCTGCCCCGGGTGACGGTGGGCCCCGCCCGCGGCTTCCTCGTGCCGATGGCCGACTTCGCCGCCTGGGCGGACGGTCAGGGCGGCAGGCGCCTGCGGCAGGAGCACTTCTACCACTGGGTCCGTCGCGGACACGACCTGCTCATGGACGGCGATCAGCCCGTGGCGGGCCGGTGGAACCTCGACCACGACAACCGGGAGCCCCCGCCCCGCGAGACCGCCGCCCTCCAGGTCGCCCGCCCGTACCGGCCCCGTGAGGACGACATCGACGACGAAGTCCGCCACGACCTCGACCGCTGGGAACGCGACGGCGACGTCTCCTTCGTCGGACGGGACGGGCCGCGCCTGTTCCCCGCTACCCGGGCGGAGGCAAAGCGCGCGCTGCGGCGCTTCGTCGATCAGCGGCTCGCCACGTTCGGGCCGTACGAAGACGCCATGCTCGCCGCCGACCCGGTCATGAGCCACAGCCTGCTCTCCTCATCCCTCAACCTCGGCCTGCTCGACCCGGCCGAGTGCGTCGAGGAGGCCGAGAAGGCGTGGCGCGCGGGCCGGGCGCCGCTGAACAGCGTGGAGGGCTTCGTGCGCCAGATCGCCGGCTGGCGCGAGTACGTCTGGCAGGTGTACTGGTACTTCGGCGAGGACTACCGGCGCTCCAACGAGCTGCGGCACACCGCCCCGCCACCCGACTGGTGGAACGACCTGGACGCGGATGCCGTCCGGGCGCACTGCCTGCGCACCGTCCTGGCCCAGGTGCGTGACACCGGCTGGACGCACCACATCCCCAGGCTGATGATCCTCGGCAGCCACGCACTCCAGCGAGGCTGGGACCCCGCCGCCGTCACGGACTGGTTCCACCGCTGCTTCGTGGACGGCTACGACTGGGTGATGCTGCCCAACGTCGTCGGTATGTCCCAGTACGCCGACGGCGGCCGGATGACGACGAAGCCCTACACGTCGGGCGGCGCCTACGTGAATCGCATGAGCGACCTGTGCGGCCCCTGCGTCTACCGGCCAGGCGACCGCACCGGCGACCACGCGTGCCCGTACACCGCCGGCTACTGGGCCTTCTTCGACCGCCACCGGGACCTGCTGGCCGGCAACCAGCGCGTCGCCCGGCCGCTGCGGCAGTTGGACCGGCTCGCCGACCTCACGGACGTACGCGAACAGGAACACGCGCGGGGCGACATACCGCCATGA